attgttgttgtttttgccgAATTTAACAAAACTTCCCATATGTTTGTTGtcaagagaaagagggaaagctAGCAGTGACCATGGAGGCTGGATTTCACTCTCTCTTCCCCACAGCTGGCCAGCTGCCTTGGTTGCTTCTGACTCTGTTGACATCATGGACAGTCTTGTGTTCACCAGATATAAAGCAGACAAGATGGCCATTATATTCCCAGAAGCCAGTTCTTCTTGCCTGGAATGCCCCAACACAGGAGTGTGCCCCGCGACATCGCGTAACTTTATCTTTGGACCAGTTTGACATTGTGGCATCTCCCAATGAGGGCTTTGTCCGGCAGAACCTCACAATTTTCTATAAGGAGCGCCTTGGGTTGTATCCCTATTATGAGCGTGGTGGGACAGCAGTGAATGGAGGTCTTCCACAGCTTGCCAGCCTTACTCAGCACTATGAAAAGATGCCTGAAGGTTTGCAAAAATATATACGTGAGCCAGAGGCAAAAGGTTTGGCTGTAATTGACTGGGAGGAGTGGAGACCCTTGTGGATCCGAAATTGGGATATTAAAGATATATATCGAAATAAATCTCGTGAAATGGTGGCCAAAAAGAACCCTAAGTGGACCCCAGAACACGTGGGAAAAGTTGCACAGCAGGAATTTGAGCTATCAGCTAGCAAATTTATGCTGGAGACTCTAAAACTTGCCAAGAATTTGAGGCCAAATCAACTGTGGGGCTTCTACCTGTTTCCAGATTGTTACAACCATGACTACAGGAGTGGTCTGAAGAACTACACAGGCCGCTGTCCTGTTGTGGAGATGGCCCGCAATGATCAACTGAACTGGTTATGGATGGAATGTACAGCGTTCTACCCATCTATATACATAGGTTCTGTACTAGGCTCTACAAATGATGGACGCCTCTTTGTCCGAAACAGGCTAAAGGAGGCAATGCGCCTGGCATCTGTTGGGGATGGACTAGCACggcctgtttttgtttataCCCGCCCTACATACATCAATCAGATGACCCTCCTAACTCAGGTTAGTTGGCTAGAGCAACAATTTACAAGTACAGGAGGCTCATACAGTCATTATGTTACCTATAAGTtctgttaatatttaatcattgaATGGGAGAATGCAATCACCAGGAGACCACACATTTCTATGGGTAGCACTCAATAAAATCCACATTACATAATGTTACACAACATCATTATTGTTTCAACTTGGGCTGTGCTTGACACTATGATAACATCACTGCCTTGAGATGGTTAGATAAAATACAGGTTAACATTGTACTTATTTAAAAGTAGGGGTAGGAATCACAGGGTACCGCGCAATACCGATAATATCACTCACTATACAGCAATTCTCCAATCAGTATAGCGTTGGACAATCCTATAATGATACATCATAATATCGGTCtaactattcaattcaattcaattcaattttatttatagtatcaattcataacaagagttatctcaagacactatacagatagaccacactccagaatttacaaggacccaaccgttctagtagtctcctccagagcaagcaacagtgcgacagtggcgaggaaaaacttccttttaggcagaaacctcggtcagacccaggctcttggtaggcggtgtctgacgaccggttggggttagaatgaagagtggcaataacaaaaatagaaaagattagcagtctgtagcagttctttgtagtagttcatggcatagcaggacgctgtgcggcattacaaggcacagcaggacatagctgggcactgcagtgtagcagtagaacatggcataacagaacatggagcgggaccaaggtgacagatgctaccctgatttaggagcctctctgatccaagggaacattctggggaaaaaagaacataaggactccggggaatgaNNNNNNNNNNNNNNNNNNNNNNNNNNNNNNNNNNNNNNNNNNNNNNNNNNNNNNNNNNNNNNNNNNNNNNNNNNNNNNNNNNNNNNNNNNNNNNNNNNNNTTATTCACTGCAAGTCCAAAGTGTTAGAGAACTGCAGCACAAGTTTTTCAATCTgtaaattagggctgggcgatatggcaaaaatcagatatcacaatattctcgaccaaatacctcaatatcgatattgcGGCAATTTTGTAGTATTGACAActgatgctttgacaaaatatcttcacacttagctTTAAGATAAATAGTCTTCAATAATGTGAACATAATGACTAAATGgggaaaaaggcaaataatagaatagctagaacagtctggtaagttcagaaaattacacacacaatttactgtaatgcagcctttataatcaggaaaagacaacacttatgtcatctcacaatattacaatatccaaaatcaaagacgaTATCTAATCTCATATTAAAGAACTACAGAGCAACTTTGGCTCCAGACTTTCAATTTTAACGTGGCTGGGGCTTCTCCTATTTCCCCCAAAACTGTTGTCCTCTATCCACCATTTAAAACCTCTTCCTCTTCGCCTAGTTTACTTTTGTTCAAACCTATTTAGAGCACCttattttatcaataaaaatagcaaaattTGGCGCAGGCGTATCAATTCTTGTATCGCACGAAAAAGGACAATGATATATTGCCATATCAATATTTCGTCCCACTCCTAGTTAAAAGTGTATTAGTTGAATGTATGATTGTTGAATGTTTGTTTGATATGTGATAATTTTCTCAATGTGTGGTACACCAATGAActatttgtgtaaatgttttgtagACAGATCTGGTCTCCACCATTGGGGAGAGTGTTGCACTCGGAGCAGCGGGTGTAATTTTCTGGGGGGACACCTCCTATGCAAGCAGCAGTGTAAGTGTCATGCCCTTTCGGCTCATTTGATGCTGAATAGCCTCATTGGTTCTGggttaaaataattttcttttttggcctACAGGCCAGCTGCTCCACCCTGAATGAGTATCTTCAGGGACAACTGGGCCGGTACCTCCTCAATGTGTCTACAGCAGCAGAAAAGTGCAGTCAGATGGTGTGTAAATCACACGGCCGCTGTCTACGCAAAATACCAGACAATGAAGTGTACCTGCATCTCAGTCCTTTAACGCACAGCATCACCAGTCAGGGGGGCCGGCTGAAGGTTACAGGCGTGCCTGGCCAAGCAGAGCTGGCTCATTTCCACACACACTTCCAGTGCCAATGCTACAGTGGGTACAGGGGCGAGGCCTGTGCTCAGAAAGAAAAAGGGCAGAATAGAGCCTCCTCTGTCTTAGGGACCTGGCCTTTTTGCCTTTTACTCCCACTAGGACTCCTCACTCTGCTACACTGAGGAAACTGAGAAGCCTCAAACTATTCACTGCCAGCCCTGAAAAGGACAGTTCAGACTTTTCAACAAAAAGGTGGTCATTTACTGCTCACTAGTGATGCTGATGCGCTGACAACAGCAGACAGTCACTTTGGTCATCAGAGATCTCCCAGTATGCTGGGAGCTTTTTATCCTCTTAACATCTTTTGATAGATTACGCTAATGAATGTTAGCTTTattaatgaaatgtaaatagttaatTATGCTAGATACTGATAAATTATGAGAAAAATTTGGCTAATAGAAACAACATGGCTGGACCTGCCTGTTTCAGTTCCAAACGGTGCCTTACCTGTGCCATAAAGTGCTCTTTTTATggttgcatttgttttacaagTTGCGACTGTCGAGGTTTTTACAGCAGTGTTCTCAGCCCTTTCAATTATAAAGTGTTACTCTAAGCACATGTCTtgtttacaattattatttgtttacaatGCTGGTAtcagattttctttaaattcaaaAATTGATATTAGCCTGAGAAATCCAGTATGCTTTGGctctataaataataattagtttagatttgtttatgtgtattttgaCTTGCTTGTACAGCAGCTTGTGTCAGGGTTCCAACCAGTGACATGAGTTGATAGCAACTACTGTACATAAAACTTTATATTAGTTTATTGCCAAGCATTTAACGTGTTCCGCAAAcgatttttaaaatattgcactttaactactttttttgttgaagtgGATCTGGCTTCATGTTGCTTCTTAAAATACGTAaaatcctgttttctttttatcccATTTAATGTGTTAACGCATTTAATGTTGgatatttgttttactgtgaaTCTTGTCGAAAAAGAAATGCCTCTAGGCTTGTTATACCTCCCTTGGCTTTCAACTTAGTTGcagtataataataattgtgttgtttttttgtcattatctTTAAACATTATGTTGTGTTGGAGCAAAGACTCTTTAACATATTAAGGCAAGATGTCACACATGTATCATGCAAATTTTGCCCATAGTACTATTGTCTGTTTCAGTAGTAAGGTAAATAAGTATTTATTAAATGAGGGCCTATATTGCCAACCCTTTTCAAAGGCATACCGTAATTATAATCTTTAGGCAAAGGGAAGAGCAGTTGGTGCCTGGAGGGTAAAATTAGGTTTTAGAAGCAGCTTCAGTGTTTGAGGAAATCAAAGAGTTCTGTATTTGAAAACAATTTGTATTCACATTTTACATCagataatttaattatttaaacattactttgaatgtatttgttatgttttcattattttctgggGACTATATGCTACTGTGATTCCATCCATTTGACACAACATTTTTTACtcttaaatgaaaatatgtatttaaaaaaaatggaaataaaacagAGGATGTGCTGGATCTGGATCAAATATGATGACAACTTAAATTGATCTGTGTTTCCTTTACAACAAAGATAGAGAAAACCAGATGTAAGCTTGAAAATTGATACCAAAGCaagtaaatattaaagaaagttgaatgtaaacaaaaaatgtcaagatGCCTGAGGGTTTGAATTTGTATATGAGACAGCTTTCACAAATAGATACTAGTTTATTTGGCGTTGAAAATGTCAGGTGTAAAATTAAAGTCCATCCAGATAGATAATAAAAGTGCCATCAAATagaagttgttttggtttgataaatgaaatactaaaatCCAAAGCAGGTTAATAATGTAGAGGATTAATCCTTCACTTCACCGAAAAGcacaaatgtgtcttttaaatCTTCTTTAAGTAGTTTACTGC
The Etheostoma cragini isolate CJK2018 chromosome 4, CSU_Ecrag_1.0, whole genome shotgun sequence genome window above contains:
- the hyal2b gene encoding hyaluronidase-2 isoform X1 encodes the protein MYPDPNKSNYFHPKIKEEKVAEKEGKLAVTMEAGFHSLFPTAGQLPWLLLTLLTSWTVLCSPDIKQTRWPLYSQKPVLLAWNAPTQECAPRHRVTLSLDQFDIVASPNEGFVRQNLTIFYKERLGLYPYYERGGTAVNGGLPQLASLTQHYEKMPEGLQKYIREPEAKGLAVIDWEEWRPLWIRNWDIKDIYRNKSREMVAKKNPKWTPEHVGKVAQQEFELSASKFMLETLKLAKNLRPNQLWGFYLFPDCYNHDYRSGLKNYTGRCPVVEMARNDQLNWLWMECTAFYPSIYIGSVLGSTNDGRLFVRNRLKEAMRLASVGDGLARPVFVYTRPTYINQMTLLTQTDLVSTIGESVALGAAGVIFWGDTSYASSSASCSTLNEYLQGQLGRYLLNVSTAAEKCSQMVCKSHGRCLRKIPDNEVYLHLSPLTHSITSQGGRLKVTGVPGQAELAHFHTHFQCQCYSGYRGEACAQKEKGQNRASSVLGTWPFCLLLPLGLLTLLH
- the hyal2b gene encoding hyaluronidase-2 isoform X2 translates to MEAGFHSLFPTAGQLPWLLLTLLTSWTVLCSPDIKQTRWPLYSQKPVLLAWNAPTQECAPRHRVTLSLDQFDIVASPNEGFVRQNLTIFYKERLGLYPYYERGGTAVNGGLPQLASLTQHYEKMPEGLQKYIREPEAKGLAVIDWEEWRPLWIRNWDIKDIYRNKSREMVAKKNPKWTPEHVGKVAQQEFELSASKFMLETLKLAKNLRPNQLWGFYLFPDCYNHDYRSGLKNYTGRCPVVEMARNDQLNWLWMECTAFYPSIYIGSVLGSTNDGRLFVRNRLKEAMRLASVGDGLARPVFVYTRPTYINQMTLLTQTDLVSTIGESVALGAAGVIFWGDTSYASSSASCSTLNEYLQGQLGRYLLNVSTAAEKCSQMVCKSHGRCLRKIPDNEVYLHLSPLTHSITSQGGRLKVTGVPGQAELAHFHTHFQCQCYSGYRGEACAQKEKGQNRASSVLGTWPFCLLLPLGLLTLLH